From the Cyanobium sp. M30B3 genome, the window AGGTCCAATCTTGTTAAATCCTAGGTCAAGTACCTTAAGCTGGGTGAGCAACAGCAAGAAGGCTACTCCCTTATCGCTAATCGTATTGGATTGCAGCTTCAGGATGCTGAGTTTGTTGAGGCCTGCGAGGGATTCCATTCCCGCATCACCGATCTTGGTGCTCCCCAAGTCGAGGTAGGTGAGTTGGGTAAGGGCCGCCAAGGATGCTGCTCCCGCAGCACCAATTTCGTTGCCCCTTAGATTAAGGTAGGTGAGCTGGGTGAGGCTAGCCAAGCGCTGTGCCAGATCTCTCACGTTCTCCTGCAGGTGGTAAACCACAGGAGCTTGCTTGAGGCCGTCTGTCCATTCAGCAGATTTGGCTCTAAATTGGACATCAGGCCCCAATAAAATGAGATCGGTGGCGCCCTGTTCCTTCAGCTCAACGACCAAGCTGTCAAGATCCGCTGTGGAAAGCGTTTGTACGTGAGGTGTGGCTGCCATCAGCACGATCAGGGGTGAAGCAAGCTCTGTGCATGTTCACCGTTGATTCGCTTCCGCTCTAGCGCGCGATTTGCTCGAGTTAATTGCACGCCCCACAGGCTACGAATGGTTGATGGCATGGTACCCAGAAGATCAATCAATGCCGCGCCCAAGGCTTTAAGGCGGCTGTTCATACAGCAGCGGACACCAGACTGTGCATAACGAGACAACCACCCGCTCTCAGCTCGTTTCCGCCAGCGGATCTGGAGCGGCATGCTGGACTCCAAGCACTGGCCTGACGGTAGCCATCCGGGGATCCCCAGCCCACCCCACCCCTGACCCATGCCCCGCCGCCCCCCCAAAACCGACCCCGAGCTGCAGGCCCACAAGGAATGGCTGGGCTACCTGCAGCCGCGCGGCCTGGTGGTGGCGCCAGCGGCGATGTGGGAGGCGGGCTGGGTGCTGGAGCAGAGCGGCAAGGAGCTGCTGGAGCGACAGGAACAGTTCCGCGAGGCCCTCCAGCCCCTGGGCCCGGACGAAGACGACGAGGACGATCAGCCCCGCGGCTTCCGCCAGCTGGAGGCGTTGCTGGTGGAGCAGCTCAGCTGGGACGCCGACGCCCTGCAGCGCGATGAGTCCACCCTGCAGACCTGGAGCCGTGAGCTGCCGGAGCTGGGCGAAACCCTCCAACCCAGCGCCGTGGTTCGCGGCTTCGGGGGCGACGACAAAACCCAGCTGCTGATCCAGGAGCTCCCGGAGCCGGAGGAGGGCCTGCTCCCCCCAGGCGACCCCGTGGACTTCGACCGCCGCCAGGCCAGCGGCGACCAGGGCTGGCGGGCCTCCCCCCAGGAGCGCTTCGAGCGGCTGCTGCGGGAAACCGAGGTGCAGTTGGGGCTGCTGTTCAACGGCAGCCAGTTGCGGCTGGTGGTGGCGCCCAAGGGCGAAAGCTCGGGCCACCTCACCTTCAATCTGGCTGAACTGGCTCAGGTGAGCGGCCGGGCGATGTTCGCGGGGCTGCGGCTGCTGCTAGGGCGCGAGGCGGTGCTCGATGCCAGCCCGGGGTTGCGGCTGGTGGATGTGATCGAGGCAAGCCGCAACTACCAGGCGGTGGTGAGCGAGGAGCTGGCCGATCAGGTGCTGGCGGGGCTGTGGCAGCTGCTGCGCGGCTTCCAGCGGGCGGATCAGCTCACCTCAGCCCAGGGGGCATTGCTGCCAGGCAAGATCCGCCTGAGCGAGCTGGCGGAACACGATCCCCAGGCGATCTACGGCGGTCTGATCACCGTGATGCTGCGGCTGGTGTTCCTGCTCTACGCGGAAGACACCGACCTGATGCCCAACGAGCCGGTGTTCGAGCAGAACTACAAGCTCACCACCCTGCTGGCGCAGCTGCAGCGCGACGCCGCTCACTACCCCGACACGATGGAGCAGCGCTACGGGGCCTGGAGCGGCATCTGCAGCCTGTTCAAGCTGGTCAATGTGGGCGGCGGCCCCAATGCCGACTACCTGCCAGCGCGCAAGGGCCAGCTGTTTGATCCGGCGCCCTATCCGTGGCTGGAAACGCCCTGGATCAGCGATGCGGTGGTGCTGGCGGTGCTCAGCAACCTGTTGGTCGTGAAGGGGGAGCGGATCAACTACCGCGCCCTCGACGTGCGCCAGATCGGCTCGGTGTACGAGGGGATCATGGATTTCGCGGTGGCCCGCATCGTCGGCCCCTGCATCGGGCTGCGCAGCAGGGCCCAGGGCGGCAAGAAGCCGTTCACCACCGCCATCGATCTGGCCGAGCTGCTGGCGTTGCCGGGCGGCAAGCGCAAGGCCTGGCTCGAGGAGCAGGCGCAGACGGATCTGCCAGCTAAAGCAGCCACCGCCCTGAAGGAGGCCCGCAGCGAGCAGGAACTGGTGGCGGCGCTGGCCCCCCGGATCGATCGGCGCCTGTTCGATGGCGTGCAGGCGGCGGGCAGCCTTGTGTTTCAGCCCACCGAGGAACGGCGCCGCAGCGGCAGCCATTACACGCCGGCCCAGCTCACCCACCTCACCGTGGCCGATGCCCTGCGGCCCTGGCTGGAACGACACGGCCACCGGCCGACGCCGGAGCAGATCCTGGCGCTGCGGATCTGCGATCCGGCCATGGGCTCAGGCGCCTTTCTGGTGGAGCTGTGCCGGTTCCTGGCGGAGCTGTTGCTCAAGGCCTGGGGCAAAGACCTGCCGGAAGAGCTGCTGCCCGGCGGCAATGCCTACGGCGAAGAGCCGCTGATCGTGGCCCGCCGCCTGGTGGCGCAGCGCTGCCTCTACGGGGTGGACAAGAACCCGTTTGCGGTGAACCTGGCCCGGCTCAGCCTCTGGCTGGTGACGCTCAGCAAGCACCTGCCCTTCACCTTTGTGGATCACGCCCTCAAGCAGGGCGATTCACTGGTGGGCGTGAGCCTGGAGCGGATCGAGGAAGCCACGGCCGCGATCCAGCTGGGTATCTTCGATGGTCCGCCCCGCAGCACCCTGCAGAACCTGGCCAAGGCGAGGGAAGCGGTGTTTTCGGTGGATAGCCGCAGCGATGCCGACGCCGAACGCAAGCAGGTGGCCCTGGAGGAGCAACTGCAGACCAGCGACACGATCCGCCAGGTGGGCGACCTGCTGGTGGCGGCCTTCTTCCAGGGCGGCAACGCCAAGGCCCGCGCCAATCTGCAGGAGGAGACAATCCGCGAACTCAACAAGGGGATGAGTGCGGAACAGATCAAGACGATCCGCACCGAGCTGGCGGCGGGACCCAAGGGAATCCGGCCGTTCCACTGGGAGCTGGAGTTTCCCGAGGTGTTTCAGAACGGACGCGGTGGCTTCGATGCCTTTGTGGGCAATCCGCCGTTTGCCGGCAAGAACACCATCGCCGAAGGCAGCCCGGCCGGCTTCCTGGATTGGCTGAAGCAGCTGCACCCAGAGAGCCACGGCAACGCCGATCTGGTCGCCCACTTCTTCCGCCGCTGCTTTGATCTGCTGCGCCCCGATGGGGCGATGGGCCTGATCGCCACCAACACCATCGCCCAGGGCGACACCCGCAGCACCGGCCTGCGCTGGATCTGCACCCATGGCGGCACGATCGTGGCGGCCCGCAAGCGCTACCGCTGGCCGGGGGTAGCAGCCGTGGTGGTGAGCATCGTGCATGTGCTCAAAGGCGCCTATTCCGGCGCAAGAACGCTCGATGGCCGCCGCGTGGAGCAGATCACAGCCTTCCTGTTCGACAAGGGCGGCCATGAGGATCCCAAGCCCCTGAAGGCCAATGCGGGCAAGAGCTTTGTAGGCAGCTACGTGCTGGGCATGGGCTTCACCTTCGACGACTCCGGTGAGGCCGACGACGACACGCCGGGCATTCCTTCCCCAATCGCCACGATGGAGCGGCTAATTGCGGAGAACCCGAAGAACGCCGAGGTGATCTTCCCCTACATCGGCGGCAAGGAGGTGAACGACAGTCCCACCCATGCCCATCACCGCTATGTGATCAACTTTGGGGATCGGAGTGAGGAGGAGTGTCGGCGGGAGTGGCCGGAGTTATTGGAGATTGTTGAGCGCAAGGTTAAGCCTGATCGCATGACGAACAACCGGGACGGGTACCGCCGGTATTGGT encodes:
- a CDS encoding SAM-dependent methyltransferase; translated protein: MPRRPPKTDPELQAHKEWLGYLQPRGLVVAPAAMWEAGWVLEQSGKELLERQEQFREALQPLGPDEDDEDDQPRGFRQLEALLVEQLSWDADALQRDESTLQTWSRELPELGETLQPSAVVRGFGGDDKTQLLIQELPEPEEGLLPPGDPVDFDRRQASGDQGWRASPQERFERLLRETEVQLGLLFNGSQLRLVVAPKGESSGHLTFNLAELAQVSGRAMFAGLRLLLGREAVLDASPGLRLVDVIEASRNYQAVVSEELADQVLAGLWQLLRGFQRADQLTSAQGALLPGKIRLSELAEHDPQAIYGGLITVMLRLVFLLYAEDTDLMPNEPVFEQNYKLTTLLAQLQRDAAHYPDTMEQRYGAWSGICSLFKLVNVGGGPNADYLPARKGQLFDPAPYPWLETPWISDAVVLAVLSNLLVVKGERINYRALDVRQIGSVYEGIMDFAVARIVGPCIGLRSRAQGGKKPFTTAIDLAELLALPGGKRKAWLEEQAQTDLPAKAATALKEARSEQELVAALAPRIDRRLFDGVQAAGSLVFQPTEERRRSGSHYTPAQLTHLTVADALRPWLERHGHRPTPEQILALRICDPAMGSGAFLVELCRFLAELLLKAWGKDLPEELLPGGNAYGEEPLIVARRLVAQRCLYGVDKNPFAVNLARLSLWLVTLSKHLPFTFVDHALKQGDSLVGVSLERIEEATAAIQLGIFDGPPRSTLQNLAKAREAVFSVDSRSDADAERKQVALEEQLQTSDTIRQVGDLLVAAFFQGGNAKARANLQEETIRELNKGMSAEQIKTIRTELAAGPKGIRPFHWELEFPEVFQNGRGGFDAFVGNPPFAGKNTIAEGSPAGFLDWLKQLHPESHGNADLVAHFFRRCFDLLRPDGAMGLIATNTIAQGDTRSTGLRWICTHGGTIVAARKRYRWPGVAAVVVSIVHVLKGAYSGARTLDGRRVEQITAFLFDKGGHEDPKPLKANAGKSFVGSYVLGMGFTFDDSGEADDDTPGIPSPIATMERLIAENPKNAEVIFPYIGGKEVNDSPTHAHHRYVINFGDRSEEECRREWPELLEIVERKVKPDRMTNNRDGYRRYWWQYAEKRGELASAILGLQRVIVTGAAATQYLSFPFVQVGQVYSHKLIVFPWDQSCQLACLLSRIHMVFAGFFSGTLEDRLTYNPSDCFETFPFPTALFDSAEAASAQAPHRQALESIGERYNQFRAELMVGNNEGLTSTYNRFHDPAETSEGILELRRLHDEMDQAVLAAYGWSDALPMGSDTTPSSSPCGFGLDYLDTEDDALLPPDLQERISSGDLFFPTATEACSFQAQLRRYGAVKAGKKLPWRHRWPDALRDDVLARLLALNAERYAEEEARGLHSKGGKRGKCEVKRMPQASPIWTAHSETAKQMGLEL